One segment of Streptomyces sp. NA02950 DNA contains the following:
- a CDS encoding ATP/GTP-binding protein, with protein sequence MSPRRNRQRGGEKPVGRDGADRFGLERTENWQDEEWVVRQISGAAATKHYRCPGCDQEIPPGVPHVVAWQQHSGADDRRHWHKACWNARDRRSAKLQRSRNVPKY encoded by the coding sequence GTGTCTCCACGAAGAAACCGCCAGCGGGGCGGAGAGAAGCCCGTCGGCCGCGACGGCGCCGATCGCTTTGGACTGGAGCGCACCGAGAACTGGCAGGACGAGGAGTGGGTGGTGCGACAGATCAGCGGCGCCGCCGCCACCAAGCACTACCGCTGCCCCGGCTGCGACCAGGAGATCCCGCCGGGGGTGCCCCATGTGGTCGCCTGGCAGCAGCATTCGGGGGCCGACGACCGCCGCCACTGGCACAAGGCGTGCTGGAACGCGCGGGACCGCCGGAGCGCCAAGCTCCAGCGGTCCCGTAACGTACCGAAATACTGA
- a CDS encoding LLM class flavin-dependent oxidoreductase encodes MHVGAFILAAQFPGQGQQEALHRAVRSAELAEVAGLDAVWLAEHHFVPYGVCPSAVTLAAHLLGRTRTLGVGTAVSVLPTAHPVALGEQAALLHLVSGGRFTLGVGRGGPWVDLEVFGSGLEAYEHGFPESLDLLLRWLREPRVGADGERFAFREVPVVPRCEDPLGERGAVSPPVVVACTSPGSVRLAAERGLPMLLGMHCGDEEKAEAVALWRTSALAAGRSPEEVEAAEHVSAGVVQIADARPEAAETLTKAMPGWLRKGLGAHVTVDGRQRRMRDPVAYAELLCELHPVGPPRLCADRLAATAERTGIRRFALLVEGSGDLATTEENVRRLGGEVLPLLC; translated from the coding sequence ATGCATGTGGGGGCTTTCATCCTGGCCGCTCAGTTCCCGGGCCAGGGACAGCAGGAGGCGCTGCACCGGGCGGTGCGGTCGGCCGAACTGGCGGAGGTGGCGGGGCTGGACGCGGTCTGGCTCGCCGAGCACCATTTCGTTCCGTACGGAGTCTGTCCGTCCGCGGTCACCCTCGCCGCCCATCTCCTGGGTCGCACCCGCACCCTCGGGGTCGGCACCGCGGTGAGCGTGCTGCCGACGGCGCATCCGGTCGCGCTGGGTGAGCAGGCGGCGCTGCTGCATCTGGTCTCCGGTGGCCGGTTCACCCTGGGCGTCGGCCGCGGCGGGCCATGGGTGGATCTGGAGGTCTTCGGCTCGGGCCTGGAGGCGTATGAGCACGGCTTCCCCGAATCGCTCGATCTGCTGCTGCGCTGGCTGCGCGAGCCGCGGGTGGGGGCGGACGGAGAGCGGTTCGCCTTCCGTGAGGTGCCGGTGGTGCCGCGCTGTGAGGATCCGCTCGGCGAACGGGGGGCGGTCTCCCCACCGGTGGTGGTGGCCTGCACCTCGCCCGGCAGTGTGCGGCTCGCCGCCGAGCGCGGGCTGCCCATGCTGCTGGGTATGCACTGCGGTGACGAGGAGAAGGCCGAGGCGGTCGCGCTGTGGCGGACCTCCGCGCTCGCCGCGGGCCGTTCACCCGAAGAGGTCGAGGCCGCGGAGCATGTCTCGGCCGGGGTGGTGCAGATCGCGGACGCGCGCCCCGAGGCAGCGGAGACCCTGACCAAGGCGATGCCCGGCTGGTTGCGGAAGGGGCTCGGCGCTCATGTCACGGTCGACGGACGGCAGCGCCGGATGCGCGATCCGGTGGCCTATGCGGAGTTGCTGTGCGAACTGCACCCGGTCGGTCCGCCGCGGCTGTGCGCCGACCGCCTGGCGGCCACCGCGGAGCGCACCGGAATCCGCCGGTTCGCGCTGCTGGTCGAGGGGTCCGGGGACCTCGCGACCACGGAGGAGAACGTGCGCAGGCTCGGTGGTGAGGTGCTGCCGCTCCTGTGCTGA
- a CDS encoding SCO5389 family protein, with amino-acid sequence MSLDVSPALLEQAERGEVDEAAFVDCVRNSLPYAWEMISSLVAQLKVDGGEFADNQTPPPDEQARGQLLRALASDAIRGALQRHFGVRLAFQNCHRVAVFPMDASADERLARFTSVRGQLLNQSPELRDC; translated from the coding sequence ATGTCGCTCGACGTCTCACCGGCCCTTCTCGAACAGGCCGAGCGAGGCGAGGTCGACGAAGCGGCCTTCGTCGACTGCGTCCGGAACTCCCTACCCTACGCATGGGAGATGATCAGCTCCCTGGTGGCCCAGCTGAAGGTGGACGGCGGGGAGTTCGCCGACAACCAGACGCCGCCGCCGGACGAGCAGGCACGCGGTCAACTGCTGCGCGCACTGGCGAGTGACGCGATACGCGGCGCGCTCCAGCGCCACTTCGGGGTCCGGCTGGCCTTCCAGAACTGTCATCGGGTGGCCGTGTTCCCGATGGACGCGTCGGCGGATGAGCGCCTCGCGCGCTTCACCTCGGTTCGGGGGCAGTTGCTGAACCAGTCGCCCGAACTGCGCGACTGCTGA
- the nucS gene encoding endonuclease NucS, translating to MRLVIARCSVDYAGRLTAHLPSAPRLILVKADGSVSIHADDRAYKPLNWMSPPCTLKESDDDVWTVVNKAGEKLIISMEEVLHDSSHELGVDPGLIKDGVEAHLQELLADRIETLGDGWTLIRREYPTAIGPVDILCRDADGTTVAVEIKRRGEIDGVEQLTRYLELLNRDPRLAPVKGIFAAQEIKPQARVLATDRGIGCVTLDYDALRGIEDDKLRLF from the coding sequence ATGCGTCTCGTCATCGCCCGGTGCTCCGTGGACTACGCCGGCCGTCTCACCGCCCACCTCCCCTCGGCACCCCGTCTGATCCTCGTCAAGGCCGACGGCAGTGTGTCCATTCACGCGGACGACAGGGCCTACAAACCCCTCAACTGGATGTCTCCGCCGTGCACTCTCAAAGAGAGCGATGACGATGTGTGGACAGTCGTGAACAAAGCGGGGGAAAAGCTCATCATTTCCATGGAGGAAGTCCTCCATGATTCCTCGCATGAACTCGGCGTCGATCCAGGTCTGATCAAGGACGGTGTCGAGGCCCATCTCCAGGAGCTGCTGGCCGATCGGATCGAGACACTCGGCGATGGCTGGACGCTTATTCGGCGTGAATACCCCACTGCCATTGGCCCCGTGGACATCCTCTGCCGGGACGCCGATGGCACCACGGTCGCGGTGGAGATCAAGCGCCGCGGTGAGATCGATGGAGTCGAGCAGCTCACCCGCTATCTGGAGCTGCTCAACAGGGATCCCCGTCTCGCCCCGGTGAAGGGGATTTTCGCCGCCCAGGAGATCAAGCCGCAGGCGCGGGTGCTGGCCACGGACCGCGGTATCGGCTGTGTGACCCTCGACTACGACGCACTGCGCGGTATCGAGGACGACAAGCTCCGTCTCTTCTGA
- a CDS encoding ATP-binding protein, whose translation MEPMNRGPEDHGHDAAASRPAEPSRPADDAGTPSRPAGTPSRPAPPPGDPLLPHLDSDAPAPARTARIVSGDHLLTVNPVDGSEIEPCPPGERPARPERRGAEERAELRRAAAAPPPSGTMVPELPMLERDEERERLSRLLARGRSVRVTGPSGAGRSVLLEAVAADCEGLAPDGVVRLSGYHRTPSDLLHDLYAAVYRAPLYRPDRAELLAAVQEIGAVVVLDDIDFGGAALDEFLDATPECAFLISATPEITAPSADSYLEEVFLSGLSRTAGLELLERAVRRSLTEEEASWAADLWFESEGLPLRFVQAGALLRRRDTGGSGPLPSRAEAAAPAALLAGQLGEAARDALRFAVALGGELPHQAHLPALTEDAHADAALGELLGCGLVTTAGSHYRLAAGVVAQLTGEGFAGDAVESAGRAHTVAQHYAWWAGHPSVAPDRVAAEADAILGAMTTLVAGREAGHADAAVLLARAAAPAFAAALHWGAWERAVRHGQEAARLAGQVSDEAYFHHELGVLALCTGNLERARAELEASIGLRGVLADKRGTVAGRRALALVTDRTAGSSMAGAFGTAGGAGRTAAGEEVPAARHEQPASAPGAADPDGEITVVTPRVTATSPLTSLGTAAAAAAAETSVLAAAGAPGSGDSTAKGRSAGAAAPAASSGRGGRPRGLRRLVVPGARRNVIAAAAGALLVAVLGTVVTLGAVSDDNDGPAGRVKPDRTASHQDGDPSLTADEPTSGTDENPRPGPTGVPRTGTSPTGPSSGTPGGSTSPGDPSTSGAPSETGGPSSPSPDPTTHRPTHRPTRTPSSTPTTPDDPTTEPTPSTTPSTTAPTPSGHTSTTAAAPTTPTAASSSLVSA comes from the coding sequence ATGGAGCCGATGAACCGCGGACCGGAGGATCACGGCCACGACGCCGCCGCTTCCCGTCCCGCCGAGCCCTCGCGCCCGGCAGACGACGCCGGGACGCCGTCACGGCCCGCCGGGACGCCGTCACGGCCCGCCCCGCCGCCGGGCGATCCGCTCCTGCCGCATCTGGACAGCGACGCGCCCGCGCCCGCCCGTACCGCCCGGATCGTCTCCGGCGACCATCTGCTGACCGTCAACCCCGTCGACGGCAGCGAGATAGAGCCCTGCCCGCCCGGTGAGCGGCCCGCCCGGCCCGAGCGGCGCGGTGCCGAGGAGCGGGCCGAGCTGCGCCGGGCCGCCGCCGCACCGCCCCCCTCCGGCACCATGGTGCCCGAGCTGCCCATGCTGGAGCGCGACGAGGAGCGGGAGCGGCTGTCCCGGCTGCTGGCCCGTGGCCGCTCGGTGCGCGTCACCGGCCCCTCCGGCGCCGGGCGCAGCGTGCTGCTGGAGGCCGTCGCCGCCGACTGCGAGGGGCTCGCCCCGGACGGTGTGGTGCGCCTGTCCGGCTACCACCGCACCCCCTCCGACCTCCTCCACGACCTCTACGCCGCCGTCTACCGCGCCCCGCTGTACCGCCCCGACCGCGCGGAGCTGCTGGCGGCGGTCCAGGAGATCGGCGCCGTGGTCGTCCTCGACGACATCGACTTCGGTGGGGCCGCGCTGGACGAGTTCCTCGACGCGACCCCCGAGTGCGCCTTCCTGATCTCCGCCACCCCCGAGATCACGGCCCCCTCCGCCGACTCGTACCTCGAAGAGGTCTTCCTCTCCGGCCTCAGCCGCACCGCCGGTCTGGAACTGCTGGAGCGCGCCGTACGCCGTTCCCTGACCGAGGAGGAGGCGAGCTGGGCCGCGGACCTGTGGTTCGAGTCCGAGGGGCTGCCGCTGCGCTTCGTCCAGGCGGGCGCGCTGCTGCGGCGCCGCGACACGGGGGGCTCCGGGCCGCTGCCGAGCCGCGCCGAGGCCGCGGCCCCCGCCGCGCTGCTCGCCGGACAGCTCGGCGAAGCGGCCCGGGACGCGCTGCGGTTCGCGGTCGCGCTCGGCGGGGAACTGCCGCACCAGGCCCATCTGCCCGCGCTCACCGAGGACGCCCACGCGGACGCGGCCCTCGGTGAACTGCTCGGCTGCGGTCTGGTCACCACCGCCGGATCGCACTACCGGCTGGCCGCCGGAGTGGTCGCCCAGCTCACCGGCGAGGGCTTCGCCGGGGACGCCGTCGAGTCCGCCGGGCGGGCGCACACCGTCGCCCAGCACTACGCCTGGTGGGCCGGACATCCCTCGGTCGCACCCGACCGGGTCGCCGCCGAGGCGGACGCGATCCTCGGGGCCATGACCACCCTGGTCGCCGGCCGGGAGGCGGGCCACGCCGACGCCGCCGTCCTGCTGGCCCGCGCCGCCGCCCCCGCCTTCGCCGCCGCACTGCACTGGGGCGCCTGGGAGCGCGCGGTCCGCCACGGCCAGGAGGCGGCCCGGTTGGCCGGGCAGGTCTCCGACGAGGCGTACTTCCACCACGAGCTGGGCGTCCTCGCGCTGTGCACCGGCAATCTGGAGCGGGCCCGCGCGGAGCTGGAGGCGTCCATCGGGCTGCGTGGTGTCCTCGCCGACAAGCGGGGCACGGTCGCGGGGCGGCGAGCGCTGGCCCTGGTCACCGACCGTACGGCCGGGTCGTCGATGGCCGGCGCGTTCGGGACCGCCGGGGGCGCCGGCCGTACGGCGGCGGGCGAGGAGGTCCCGGCCGCCCGCCACGAGCAGCCGGCCTCCGCGCCGGGCGCGGCGGACCCCGACGGCGAGATCACCGTTGTCACGCCGAGGGTGACGGCGACGAGCCCGCTCACCTCCCTTGGTACGGCCGCTGCCGCCGCGGCGGCAGAGACGAGCGTTCTCGCCGCGGCGGGCGCACCGGGTTCGGGGGACTCGACGGCGAAGGGGCGGTCGGCGGGCGCGGCGGCCCCGGCGGCGTCCTCGGGCCGGGGCGGCCGCCCGCGCGGGCTGCGTCGGCTGGTGGTGCCCGGCGCCCGGCGCAATGTGATCGCGGCGGCCGCGGGCGCGCTCCTGGTGGCGGTCCTCGGCACCGTGGTGACCCTGGGCGCCGTGTCCGACGACAACGACGGCCCCGCCGGCCGCGTCAAGCCCGACCGGACGGCGTCCCACCAGGACGGCGACCCGTCCCTGACCGCCGACGAGCCGACCAGCGGTACCGACGAGAACCCCCGGCCCGGGCCGACCGGGGTGCCGCGGACCGGCACCTCGCCCACCGGGCCGAGCAGCGGTACGCCCGGCGGCTCGACGTCCCCGGGCGATCCGTCGACCAGCGGCGCGCCCTCGGAGACCGGCGGGCCGTCGTCGCCGTCGCCGGACCCCACGACCCACCGCCCCACCCACCGGCCGACCAGGACGCCGAGCTCCACTCCGACCACCCCGGACGACCCCACGACCGAGCCGACTCCGTCGACCACACCGTCCACCACGGCGCCCACGCCCTCGGGCCACACCTCCACCACGGCCGCCGCCCCGACCACGCCCACCGCCGCCTCGTCCTCGTTGGTCTCGGCCTAG
- a CDS encoding STAS domain-containing protein, whose protein sequence is MHIRGDHAELVVGGRLDVRSAADARTALHTAVDSGGGDLVLNLTELDSWDATGLGVIMGAHRRAGRAGRRLVLRGVPPQMQRLLVATRLHRILAIEGGLEAESLPQV, encoded by the coding sequence ATGCACATCAGGGGCGACCACGCCGAGCTGGTCGTCGGGGGTCGACTGGATGTCCGAAGCGCGGCGGACGCCCGGACGGCCCTGCACACCGCCGTCGACTCCGGCGGTGGGGATCTGGTGCTGAACCTCACCGAGCTGGACTCCTGGGACGCCACCGGGCTCGGCGTCATCATGGGCGCCCACCGGCGGGCGGGCCGGGCCGGCCGCAGGCTCGTGCTGCGCGGAGTGCCGCCCCAGATGCAGCGGCTGCTGGTGGCCACCCGGCTGCACCGCATCCTGGCGATCGAGGGCGGCCTCGAGGCCGAGTCCCTGCCGCAGGTCTGA
- a CDS encoding 3-hydroxyacyl-CoA dehydrogenase family protein — protein sequence MARKLAVIGAGLMGSGIAQVSAQAGWDVVLRDVTDEALRRGTDGIRASYEKFVAKGKLAAEAAEQALARITTSTDLEAAADADVVVEAVFERIEVKREIFRTLDGLVKDDTILASNTSAIPITKIAAATERPERVVGTHFFSPVPMMQLCELVRGYKTSDETLAAAREFAEGIGKTCIVVNRDVAGFVTTRLISALVVEAAKLYESGVATAEDIDTACKLGFGHAMGPLATADLTGVDILMHATENIYTESQDEKFAPPESMRRMVDAGDIGRKSGEGFYRY from the coding sequence GTGGCCAGGAAGCTCGCGGTCATCGGGGCCGGACTCATGGGGTCCGGCATCGCGCAGGTCTCGGCTCAGGCGGGCTGGGACGTCGTGCTGCGCGATGTGACCGACGAGGCGCTGCGGCGCGGTACGGACGGCATCCGGGCCTCGTACGAGAAGTTCGTCGCCAAGGGCAAGCTGGCGGCCGAGGCGGCCGAGCAGGCCCTCGCCCGCATCACCACCAGCACCGACCTCGAGGCCGCCGCCGACGCGGATGTCGTGGTCGAGGCCGTCTTCGAGAGGATCGAGGTCAAGCGGGAGATCTTCCGGACCCTGGACGGGCTGGTCAAGGACGACACCATCCTGGCCTCCAACACCTCCGCGATCCCGATCACCAAGATCGCGGCGGCCACCGAGCGGCCGGAGCGGGTCGTCGGCACCCACTTCTTCTCGCCGGTCCCGATGATGCAGCTGTGCGAGCTGGTGCGCGGCTACAAGACCAGTGACGAAACCCTCGCCGCCGCACGGGAGTTCGCCGAGGGCATCGGCAAGACCTGTATCGTCGTCAACCGCGATGTCGCGGGCTTCGTCACCACACGGCTGATCTCCGCGCTCGTCGTCGAGGCGGCCAAGCTGTACGAATCCGGGGTCGCCACGGCCGAGGACATCGACACCGCCTGCAAGCTGGGCTTCGGCCATGCGATGGGACCCCTCGCCACGGCCGACCTCACGGGTGTGGACATCCTCATGCACGCCACCGAGAACATCTACACCGAGTCCCAGGACGAGAAGTTCGCACCGCCGGAGTCCATGCGGCGCATGGTCGACGCGGGGGACATCGGCCGCAAGAGCGGCGAGGGCTTCTACCGCTACTGA
- a CDS encoding TetR/AcrR family transcriptional regulator, which yields MAEGLRERKKRQTRQYISDMATGLFLERGFEAVTIAEIAEAADVSVNTVYNYFPAKEDLFFDREEETVGRLPRWIKERAVGESAADAVLRELRASIEEGGYEPLNPGFARFMAVIRDSPALSLRIMSMHERSCHAIGATLREETGADPADPEPMLVASQLSWVNSVLFNSVQRLVAAGGDPADVTREVLRRLELVTSLLGERTLNYAVKNTP from the coding sequence ATGGCGGAAGGGCTCAGGGAGCGGAAGAAGCGGCAGACCAGGCAGTACATCTCGGACATGGCGACCGGGCTGTTCCTGGAGCGCGGGTTCGAGGCGGTCACCATCGCCGAGATCGCGGAGGCGGCCGACGTGTCCGTGAACACGGTCTACAACTACTTCCCGGCCAAGGAGGACCTCTTCTTCGACCGGGAGGAGGAGACGGTGGGGCGGCTGCCGCGCTGGATCAAGGAGCGCGCGGTGGGGGAGTCCGCCGCCGACGCCGTCCTGCGTGAGCTGCGCGCCTCCATCGAGGAGGGCGGCTACGAGCCGCTCAACCCGGGCTTCGCGCGCTTCATGGCCGTCATCCGGGACTCACCGGCGCTGAGCCTGCGGATCATGTCGATGCACGAGCGGTCCTGCCACGCCATCGGCGCCACCCTGCGCGAGGAGACCGGCGCGGACCCCGCCGACCCCGAGCCGATGCTGGTCGCCAGCCAGCTCTCCTGGGTGAACAGCGTGCTGTTCAACAGCGTCCAGCGGCTGGTCGCCGCCGGGGGCGACCCGGCGGATGTGACGCGGGAGGTGCTCAGGCGCCTGGAGTTGGTCACCTCGCTCCTCGGGGAGCGCACGCTCAACTATGCGGTGAAGAACACACCGTGA
- a CDS encoding ABC transporter ATP-binding protein has translation MAVLTTSGLARTFRTKRGPVEAVRGIDLTVEPGEILGFLGPNGAGKTTTLRMLTTLLPPTGGTATVAGHDLVRDPAGVRLGIGYVAQSGGVDPTVSVREELVTQGRLYRLTAQRAAARTAELAGDLDLTDLLDRPCGALSGGQRRRLDIALGLVHRPGILFLDEPTTGLDPGSRADLWQLIRRLRDEHGMTVFLTTHYLDEADALADRLVVVDHGRIAAEGTSARLKAEYGGSPEATLQDTFIAITGRGAPARDTAPLAV, from the coding sequence ATGGCAGTCCTCACCACCAGCGGGCTCGCCCGCACCTTCCGGACCAAGCGCGGCCCCGTCGAGGCCGTACGCGGCATCGACCTGACCGTGGAACCGGGGGAGATCCTCGGCTTCCTGGGACCCAACGGCGCGGGCAAGACCACCACGCTGCGCATGCTCACCACCCTGCTCCCGCCCACCGGCGGCACCGCCACCGTCGCCGGACACGACCTGGTCCGCGATCCGGCCGGGGTACGCCTCGGGATCGGCTACGTCGCCCAGTCCGGCGGCGTCGACCCGACCGTCTCGGTACGGGAGGAACTGGTCACCCAGGGCAGGCTGTACCGGCTGACCGCACAGCGGGCCGCCGCCCGCACCGCGGAGCTGGCCGGGGACCTGGACCTCACCGATCTGCTGGACCGTCCCTGCGGCGCGCTCTCCGGCGGTCAGCGGCGGCGGCTGGACATCGCCCTGGGCCTGGTCCACCGGCCCGGGATCCTCTTCCTCGACGAACCGACCACCGGCCTGGACCCCGGCAGCCGCGCCGATCTGTGGCAGCTGATCCGCCGACTGCGCGACGAGCACGGCATGACCGTCTTCCTGACCACCCACTACCTCGACGAAGCCGACGCGCTGGCCGACCGGCTGGTCGTCGTCGACCACGGCCGGATCGCCGCCGAGGGCACCTCGGCTCGGCTGAAGGCCGAGTACGGAGGGTCACCGGAGGCGACCCTCCAGGACACCTTCATCGCCATCACCGGGCGCGGCGCCCCCGCGCGCGACACCGCCCCGCTCGCCGTCTGA